gaacaagttgCTAACCCATCTACTAATACTTGTTCCCGTTGTTCTTGCAGGTATTGGTATTGGTGTTGTAGCTGGTAGTGGTGCTGGATCTAATGGAAACTCTTCAAGGTCTTGGAGTTGCAGTACTTGTTACCAGGGATAATAAGAACAAGCAGGGAACAGTttatagataccatgatggtaagCAGTGGAAAGATGGTAAGGAAGAGGACcacaagaagaatctggacGCTTTAAAGACAAAAGCAAAAAATCATCATATAGCTAAGCAGTCACCTGTTCAACTAACTCCCAAGCAAGCTGCTCAGCCTGTCCAGGAGCCACCAAAACCTACAGCTGATAAACCTGTAGAGGCACCTGCTCCTAAAGAAGAGCCTACTGAATCATCTAAACAGAGTGGTGATACTACtttagacatttcaaagcCGGATAAGGACAAGTCTCAGTCCTTCGACTATACTTTCGCTGGTAATGCGATAAGGCTAGTTGTTCCTAATAAAGGCATTTCTGTATCAAAGCTTGTAAGTGGTACTGAAGAGGTTTATACTCTTTCAGCTGGAGAAATGCTAGAGTATATCAGGGTATATCTCaacaaggataagaagCCTGAGCTTGCGTCAGTTACTCTCCAAACTTCCTCAGGTGTATTACGAAGAGATTATGTAAAGAGTGAAAACGGATGGGTATTTTGCACTGATACCGATGCtaagatgaagaatttaAAGGATACTACAGAATGGAAATCAAACTTTGAAATTGATCTCTCTGCTTCTAAGGATACTGATGAATGCAGGGTCTTTGAAGCTGAATTACTGGGAGTTACTACCAAGCATTTCTTTCCTACACCTGGCTATCATGCCAAGAAGGTTACGGATGGGAGTAGTGAGTTGTGGAATTCCTCAAAACTTCTTAATGTACAGGGAGTCTATGCAAGGTGGAATGGATACTTTGACGACTATTGCCTTTCTTGTCTCATTCACAAACGTGGGAACATAGAACTACTAGTAATGATTGTAGTGGAAAGATTAACAAGGAGATGgaagtattttgagaagaatgCTGATGGCTGGAAGGACCTCACACGAGACGAATTTGACAGGAAGATAGAGGAGATTAAGGGATAATCTATACCATAACCTCCTAATCCTGCTTTAATTGTACACTAGAATGACTACTCATCCATCCCATGGATGGATGTGGGCTAATTATTAATCACAAAAATAAACTGCATAGGTAGAGGTAGTCCTGTATGGATTGTGTATCTCTCAGGGATCCCATAACCTCAACTTTCGGTAATACTACATGTATATAGAAAAGCCTGTGACGATACTACTAATAGAGGAATATTGGAATAGGTTAGAGTTACAAGGCACTAAATTTGTGGCATGTTTCCACCATCTTTCACCAGAAATACCCATCCAGTAGAATAGAGGAATTGTGAACATTATTACAAGTGCTCATCTAGACCAACTAATCTACTAGACCGGTTGTCAGGAGGAATAAAATGTCTACATAACTGTTATTTATCCCCACCATTCTCCACATTCCTGGGTTCCATTCCCGTTACTCCTCTAATACTAATAATTTCTATTTATACCAAGACTATAGCTGTTATTTTTATTTAGACAAAGATTCTGCAAGATGAGAATTCTGGCGGTATTGTTGACGGTATGTTTGGTGGGACTCTGTCACTGCGGGGGTGATGATGGCAAAGGGGCATTAAAGGGATCAGTAGGTGGCCAACAACCTACCCCTCAGAAGCTACCACAGGTAAATGCGCAGCCAGCTGCCAAACCTAATCAGAAGGCTACTAAATCAGCTCCCCAGCAAGCTGCTAAACCAGTGACTCCAGTTACTCAGTCAGCTGGACAGGGTGGAGTTACCCTTGCTCATCCAGACGAGTCCAAGGTATCTATATCTGAGCAATATAGTAGCGGagtaaagacaaagagaTATACTCCCAAAAGAGGTTTTAATGTGACATCTGTTACGCACAACGGTGAGGAGTTATGGAAGAAAGATGAAGACTATAAAAAGTTTATATCCGCAGAAGTATCATCAAAGGGAGACTCTTCAgtacttttaatttctacAAATACTGGTATAAAACACTTTAAGAAGGATGGCAGTAGTTGGACTTCATCGAATGAGAAAGAATATGAAGAGAAACTAAGGGAAATGAGGTACACTGACTAACCAGTCTCCTACTTCCCTCTCTCAAGCTTTTTAATAGTGACTCATGGTTactcttgttggtatactggaatacCATAATTAGATATCTTGTTCACACTCCACTAGAATGTGCATGcttaattaatggtagtctctCTTACATGTCTATGTTCCTTATGAGACActacccattcatccaGTATTCATGCATGTCCTCCTAGGTCTAAGCAGAGGTCTACACTAGAGTCACTGTCACGTCATCAAAGCGTTCCATCCATGGTGTACTAAAAGGTGACATAGGAAGACCTTGTAGTGATGAGAAGGGAGAATGAGAAACCATCGGATCTGCAAGCTTAAAACACCCATAGCTCATCACCTTTGAAAGGAGCCGATGGTATAGCCTGAGGAGTACCAGGTGGCCTGACTGGCCTATGCCTCCTTGGCGTTGCAATGTGGAGAATGGGACTCCCCGTGAGAACATACATTGCCACCCAGAAACCTCCGTATGTACCTTATGACTGCCATAAACTCCATTGGCGCTGGCCACGAGTGGACGGTAGAACAGGACAACACATCTTCCATGTCACGAGCGCTCCCCTAGTTGTCACATGGACTTACCACCCATGCAACACCCTCATTTGTCTCGCAAAACGAGCAGATTACGGACAAACGGATGATTCTACCCATAAACTGCTGGAATCCGTCTACACATTGGCCCTCGCCAAGTTCACCGCGTTCGCTTcgctcattccatagtcATAGTCCCTCATTTAGAGACCCCGTAGGACAAAAGACACGAGACGATGCCAGCGCCAAATTTAATGGGT
Above is a genomic segment from Theileria equi strain WA chromosome 4 map unlocalized gcontig_1105316255041, whole genome shotgun sequence containing:
- a CDS encoding hypothetical protein (encoded by transcript BEWA_048660A), coding for METLQGLGVAVLVTRDNKNKQGTVYRYHDGKQWKDGKEEDHKKNLDALKTKAKNHHIAKQSPVQLTPKQAAQPVQEPPKPTADKPVEAPAPKEEPTESSKQSGDTTLDISKPDKDKSQSFDYTFAGNAIRLVVPNKGISVSKLVSGTEEVYTLSAGEMLEYIRVYLNKDKKPELASVTLQTSSGVLRRDYVKSENGWVFCTDTDAKMKNLKDTTEWKSNFEIDLSASKDTDECRVFEAELLGVTTKHFFPTPGYHAKKGVYARWNGYFDDYCLSCLIHKRGNIELLVMIVVERLTRRWKYFEKNADGWKDLTRDEFDRKIEEIKG
- a CDS encoding signal peptide containing protein (encoded by transcript BEWA_048670A) translates to MRILAVLLTVCLVGLCHCGGDDGKGALKGSVGGQQPTPQKLPQVNAQPAAKPNQKATKSAPQQAAKPVTPVTQSAGQGGVTLAHPDESKVSISEQYSSGVKTKRYTPKRGFNVTSVTHNGEELWKKDEDYKKFISAEVSSKGDSSVLLISTNTGIKHFKKDGSSWTSSNEKEYEEKLREMRYTD